One stretch of Malus domestica chromosome 14, GDT2T_hap1 DNA includes these proteins:
- the LOC103453870 gene encoding ricin B-like lectin EULS3, whose protein sequence is MEFPNQRNHHHRHHDQRDEEARENYPPPGTRLSPFDQPPPPPRPSYYGEDQHPPPPPPPSYYREDQPPPDSYYEADRPPPTRVSHVSHSSHGFAPPSPPSQPEGFLHHPPPVQNYNYPSSQATPSPPPVTVHHVAHQFHHESPAAQFGTETHQTSHLPSSSPHNSYLSNKPTFRIFSKADPNFSLSIREGKVILARSQPTDDFQLWYKDEKYSTQVKDEERFPSFALINKATGHALKHSIGATQPVQLRPYNPDDLDESLLWTESADLGDGFRTVRMVNNIHLNLDAYHGDKKSGGVHDGTTIVVWNKNKGDNQRWKIVPN, encoded by the exons ATGGAATTCCCAAATCAAAGAAACCATCATCACCGTCATCATGATCAGAGGGACGAGGAAGCAAGAGAGAATTACCCACCACCGGGAACTAGGCTGTCTCCTTTTGATCAACCTCCACCTCCTCCAAGACCTTCCTACTATGGAGAGGATCAacatccaccaccaccaccaccaccttcctACTACAGAGAAGATCAACCACCACCGGATTCATACTACGAAGCAGATAGACCACCACCGACCCGTGTGAGCCATGTGTCCCACTCTTCCCATGGTTTTGCACCTCCAAGTCCACCCTCCCAACCCGAAGGCTTTCTCCACCACCCACCACCAGTGCAGAATTACAACTACCCATCGTCACAAGCTACTCCAAGTCCACCGCCTGTTACCGTGCACCATGTTGCTCACCAATTTCACCATGAGTCCCCTGCTGCTCAGTTTGGCACTGAAACCCATCAGACTTCTCATTTGCCCTCTTCCTCTCCCCACAACTCTTACCTCTCGAACAAGCCCACTTTCAGAATCTTCTCAAAGGCCGATCCCAATTTCTCTCTCAGCATCAGAGAGGGCAAGGTCATTCTTGCCCGATCCCAACCAACCGATGACTTCCAG CTGTGGTACAAAGACGAGAAGTACAGTACACAGGTGAAGGACGAAGAGcgcttcccttcctttgctctCATCAACAAAGCCACTGGCCACGCCCTGAAGCATTCCATCGGAGCCACTCAGCCT GTGCAGTTGAGACCTTATAATCCCGATGATCTTGATGAGTCTCTACTGTGGACTGAGAGTGCGGACTTAGGTGACGGTTTCAGAACTGTTAGGATGGTTAATAACATTCACCTTAATCTGGATGCTTATCATGGTGACAAGAAATCTGGGGGTGTTCATGATGGCACTACCATAGTTGTGTGGAATAAAAATAAAGGAGATAACCAGAGATGGAAGATTGTACCCAACT GA